One genomic segment of Plasmodium vinckei vinckei genome assembly, chromosome: PVVCY_03 includes these proteins:
- a CDS encoding serine repeat antigen 4, putative produces MARLSSIVFIICLLLCNNVISDDVIDGSPSEVDLPTGGEDGEGINGDSDSTDHVQENLTNDQGSGSTDGQVSDTNPKEPAPTTPKEPAPTTPKEPEPTTPKEPEPTTPKEPEPTTPKEPTQNEDVPTVITEEDSGPSAEEPTEQESLTASSKDLPPASSEDLPPTSTVSQETTDLNTQTQEKSNQRSKRSTPTEVPAVKKVNDITDMESYLMKNYDGVKVIGLCGVYFRVQFSPHLLLYGLTKYSIIQIEPFFERGRIDFEHQHPIKNKCAPGKAFAFISYVKDNILTLKWKVFTPPSDLFANDAVSKQILSSVSDEPSSPQGVVVDVRKYRLPQLDRPFTSIQVYKANTKQGILETKNYVLRNAIPEKCSKISMDCFLNGNVNIENCYKCQLLVQNARPSNECFKYLPSDMKNKLNDIKVTAQSDEDNKENDLIESIEILLNSFYKVDLKTKKLGLITMDDFDDVLKVELFNYCKLLKGLDTQKTLDNVQMGDEMDVFNNMLRFLKTNEGETKINLYKKLRNTAICLKDVNSWSEKKRGLVLPEETNEPIASAQSEESYEEDPDDRVNLLDLFDNDQDEVVVDKDGIIDMSLAIKHAQLKSPYFNSSRYCNYDYCNRWQDKTSCISNIDVEEQGNCSLCWLFASKLHLETIRCMRGFGHNRGSALYVANCSERTADNVCDVGSNPIEFLKILEKNKFLPLESNFPYVWKNVSDTCPKPANNWTNIWGNTKLLYNNMYGEFIQHRGFIAYNSRYFAKNMDVFIDIIKREIRNKGSVIAYIKTRDVIEYDFNGRYISNICGHSHPDHAVNIIGYGNYISDKGEKRTYWLIRNSWGYYWGHEGNFKVDALGPDNCFHNFIHTVMVFKIDMEPDHDGDFTVNGQSIEENNKSYFPQLSSNFYHSLYYNNYEGPERKSDDENDKDYDNADVSGQSETSENDSQPQSGSTATTSNPATIEKTIQILHVLKHIENYKISKGFVKYDNLNDTKSDYACARSSSNDPKKINECKQFCEENWERCRNHYSPGYCLTTLSGKSNCLFCYV; encoded by the exons ATGGCAAGGCTTTCATCAATCGtgtttataatat gCCTTTTATTATGTAACAATGTTATATCGGACGATGTAATTGACGGTTCCCCTTCAGAGGTCGATTTACCTACTGGAGGTGAAGATGGCGAAGGAATAAATGGTGATAGTGATTCAACTGATCATGTACAAGAAAATCTTACTAATGATCAAGGTAGTGGTTCAACAGATGGCCAAGTTTCTGACACAAATCCAAAAGAACCAGCACCAACTACCCCCAAAGAACCAGCACCAACTACCCCCAAAGAACCCGAACCAACTACTCCAAAAGAACCTGAACCAACAACTCCAAAAGAACCTGAACCAACAACTCCAAAAGAACCAACACAAAATGAAGATGTCCCTACAGTAATAACCGAAGAAGATTCAGGACCATCGGCAGAAGAGCCAACAGAACAAGAATCACTAACAGCATCATCAAAAGATTTACCACCAGCATCATCAGAAGATTTACCACCAACATCCACCGTTTCACAAGAAACCACAGACCTAAATACACAAACACAAGAAAAATCAAACCAAAGGTCTAAACGATCCACACCAACTGAAGTACCAGCagtaaaaaaagttaatgATATAACAGATATGGAATcatatttaatgaaaaattatgatgGTGTAAAAGTTATAGGTTTATGTGGTGTATATTTTAGAGTCCAATTTTCTCCAcatttgttattatatggtttaacaaaatattcGATAATTCAAATCGAGCCATTTTTTGAAAGAGGAAGAATCGACTTTGAACATCAACAtcctataaaaaataaatgtgcACCAGGAAAAGCTTTTGCATTTATTTCTTATGTTAAAGATAATATACTTACACTTAAATGGAAAGTATTTACTCCACCATCTGATTTATTTGCTAATGATGCTGTTAGCAAGCAAATACTTTCTTCTGTTTCTGACGAACCAAGCTCACCCCAAg GTGTAGTAGTCGACGTTAGAAAATACAGGTTGCCACAATTGGATCGTCCATTTACTTCCATACAAGTTTATAAGGCAAACACAAAACAAGGAATCCTTGAaactaaaaattatgtattaaGAAATGCTATTCCAG aaaaatgCTCTAAAATTTCTATGGACTGCTTTTTAAATGGAAATGTAAATATCGAGAACTGCTACAAATGCCAATTGTTAGTACAAAATGCTAGACCCTCAAATgaatgttttaaatatttaccatctgatatgaaaaataaattaaatgatataaaagtaACAGCTCAAAGTGATgaagataataaagaaaatgatttaataGAATCCAttgaaattttattaaatagtttttataaagttgatctaaaaacaaaaaaattaggtTTAATTACAATGGACGATTTTGATGATGTTCTTAAAgttgaattatttaattattgtaaattattaaaaggaTTAGATACTCAAAAAACTTTAGATAATGTTCAAATGGGTGATGAGATGGatgtatttaataatatgttacgatttttaaaaactaATGAAGGTGAAactaaaattaatttatataaaaaattaagaaaCACTGCTATTTGTCTTAAAGATGTAAATTCATGGAGTGAGAAAAAAAGAGGTTTAGTATTACCTGAAGAAACTAATGAACCAATTGCATCAGCACAAAGCGAAGAATCTTATGAAGAAGATCCAGATGATCGAGTAAATCTTTTAGATTTATTTGATAACGATCAAGATGAAGTTGTTGTTGATAAAGATGGTATTATTGATATGTCTTTAGCTATTAAACATGCCCAATTAAAATCTCCATATTTTAATAGTAGTAGATATTGTAATTATGATTATTGTAATAGATGGCAAGATAAAACTAGCTGTATATCTAATATAGATGTAGAAGAACAAGGAAATTGTTCCCTATGTTGGTTATTTGCATCTAAATTACATTTAGAAACTATTAGATGCATGAGAGGATTTGGTCATAATAGAGGTTCAGCACTTTATGTAGCTAATTGTTCCGAAAGAACAGCAGACAACGTTTGTGATGTGGGATCAAATCCAatagaatttttaaaaattttagaaaaaaataaatttttaccTCTAGAATCGAATTTTCCATATGTATGGAAAAATGTATCAGATACATGCCCAAAACCAGCAAATAATTGGACAAACATATGGGGAAAtactaaattattatataataatatgtatggAGAATTTATTCAACATAGAGGATTTATAGCATATAATAGTCGTTATTTTGCTAAAAATATGGATGTATTTATTGATATCATTAAAAGAGAAATACGTAACAAAGGATCTGTTATAGCTTATATTAAAACCCGAGATGTTATAGAATATGATTTTAACGGTAGATATATAAGTAACATTTGTGGTCATAGTCATCCTGACCATGctgtaaatattattggATATGGTAATTATATAAGTGATAAAGGAGAAAAAAGAACTTACTGGTTAATAAGAAATAGTTGGGGTTATTATTGGGGTCATGAAGGTAATTTTAAAGTTGATGCTTTAGGCCCAGATAATtgttttcataattttatccATACTGTTATGGTATTTAAAATTGATATGGAACCTGATCATGATGGAGATTTCACAGTTAATGGTCAATCcattgaagaaaataacaaaTCTTATTTCCCTCAACTCAGTTCAAACTTTTACCATAGCCTTTATTACAACAACTACGAAGGACCTGAAAGAAAAAGtgatgatgaaaatgacAAAGATTATGACAATGCAGATGTTAGTGGTCAATCTGAAACTTCTGAAAATGATTCACAACCTCAATCTGGTAGTACCGCTACTACCTCAAACCCTGCAACAATTGAAAAAACTATCCAAATACTTCACgtattaaaacatatagaaaactataaaatatcaaaaggatttgttaaatatgataatcTAAATGACACTAAAAGCGATTACGCATGTGCAAGATCATCTTCAAACGAtcctaaaaaaattaatgaatgTAAACAATTCTGTGAGGAAAATTGGGAGCGATGTAGAAATCATTATTCTCCAGGATATTGCTTGACTACTTTATCAGGAAAAAGCAACTGTCTTTTCTGttatgtataa
- a CDS encoding serine repeat antigen 2, putative, protein MRRLPILFILYTLLIRYSIEAGTDGNGTGNTLTGVSTSGDNGKVESGQQPDGSSSLTPGSPPGSPEVQDSEQVKGTDGENPPTTGDVSKTPGKDEKKVNGTEQGDSTSSKTKEGATTQDASLPSTNDQTDLSKGQNSDKVAGTEEEKSSPSGGGPQATDQDSKEVTDTKQSDSESSKTQQGGSSSDKPSQETITQDGSTSNTGDQTDPSKGKAGSTDPVKQSPESGDQLETKSEISNSEPGATGSGTSLPEGAKAGASAPTVSVSGTSGQGNDVTEPKKSSDDAQTKVDKSASNSDDPNPKAKESENPSGEDNTVKTNTDETNDTSVGKEKQSSEDPEKVDTPPTPVSEPASDKGEVPKNPGAPENKEPGSEQSDTLTSNPTSDSQSKISSPSVDILLPTGQGSENHLDIPQGDSPPVEPLPDSILTMPVENYNVKSAMLKNYKGLKITGECNAIFSIFFVPYIHVDVDTKANQISVTSTKNEIKGTSEGVPTQSINFKSEEDNLQNECVENKTFKIVVYLDNDVLYVKWKVYDLSVETPPNTNVDVRKYQLTNFEFPITSIQVHNVKVGSKIVTLESKNYTINDDVPEKCEEIASDCFLHGNVNIERCYKCSLLYQKKPLTDQCYNYLSTEYKESLQADKVTAQSEDEINYGVIGHIDNILDGIFNVGDNNKELKKFEELSDETKNDILLYCNELKESDVSGTLEEYALGAAEDVYTNLTKLITNNMEDSIAKLKSKLMNPAICLKDVNKWGEKKTGLVLPELSSNNSDNTNEKDDTKTDIKSDEKLEEGFDGVIDLPLLHENELAGYTTIEDYQYCNNEYCDRLKDKTSCISKINVEEQGNCATSWLFASKLHLDTIGCMKGHDNFSASALYVANCFKKDSKDKCLTGSNPLEFLNIIDENKFLPTTSNLPYSYKKVGDECPQTMENWTNLWKDVKLLKSENNDKSLNTNGYISYQSKHFKDNFNEYANLIKHEIQNKGSVIAYVNSKDINSYDFNGSKVHKLCGSDTPDMAVNIIGYGNYLNENNEVKSFWLVRNSWGKHWADEGNFKVDIETPENCEHNFIHTFATFNIYVPFVKKNTQSESEINLYYSKNSPDFFNNLYLKNLDADNTNKDSLIQGQDEPSPGTTPEGKEQSAGDGKSVSSQGEGTQEKKANEGKQPSGITSTQPTDPQPKAQEELQKEKGKQAQEQVQEQVQEQVQEQGDLQKPSTEQVERTDQQGNTEGTKVPEKQGEQEGKQEDGKKEDATKEDPNKPKEPSSSEGQQNVQQPTAQQAAQQEDQPQADEPQASEHQAESITEAELPAKLKHEFMHILKQIKNGKVKMNLVKYGTELSMVDDHSCLRSYAINHEKKSECEDFCSKNWNVCKDEISPGYCLTKLYNSNNCYFCFV, encoded by the exons ATGCGTCGTCTTCCCATTCtctttatattat ATACTTTATTAATTCGATATTCAATAGAAGCTGGCACTGACGGAAATGGCACAGGGAATACACTAACTGGTGTTTCTACTTCAGGTGATAATGGAAAGGTTGAATCTGGACAACAACCAGATGGATCATCTAGCCTTACGCCAGGTTCCCCACCAGGTAGTCCTGAAGTACAGGATTCTGAACAAGTAAAAGGCACTGATGGAGAGAACCCTCCAACTACTGGAGATGTATCAAAGACTCCTGgaaaagatgaaaaaaaagttaatgGCACTGAACAAGGCGATTCTACATCCAGTAAAACTAAAGAAGGAGCCACTACACAAGATGCTTCTCTACCTAGCACTAATGATCAAACAGACCTATCAAAAGGACAGAATTCTGATAAAGTAGCAGGCACTGAGGAAGAGAAGTCTTCACCTTCTGGCGGTGGACCACAGGCTACTGACCAAGATAGCAAAGAAGTTACTGACACTAAACAAAGCGATTCTGAATCTAGTAAAACTCAACAAGGTGGATCATCATCTGATAAACCTTCCCAAGAAACCATTACACAAGATGGATCTACATCTAACACTGGCGATCAAACAGACCCTTCAAAAGGCAAAGCTGGATCAACGGATCCCGTTAAACAAAGCCCTGAATCAGGTGATCAATTGGAAACTAAATCTGAAATAAGCAATTCTGAACCAGGTGCCACTGGATCAGGTACATCTCTACCAGAAGGAGCTAAAGCAGGTGCTTCTGCACCAACTGTTTCTGTATCGGGTACTTCTGGCCAAGGAAATGATGTAACAGAACCCAAAAAATCATCCGATGATGCACAAACCAAAGTAGATAAATCAGCAAGCAATTCTGATGATCCAAATCCAAAAGCTAAAGAAAGTGAGAATCCATCTGGAGAAGACAATACAGTAAAAACTAATACCGACGAAACGAATGATACTTCAGTaggaaaagaaaaacaatCATCTGAAGATCCAGAAAAAGTAGACACTCCACCCACACCTGTCTCCGAACCAGCATCTGATAAAGGAGAAGTACCAAAGAATCCAGGAGCACctgaaaataaagaacCTGGTTCAGAACAAAGTGATACACTTACATCCAATCCTACCTCTGATTCACAAAGTAAAATTTCATCTCCTTCTGTTGATATTCTACTTCCAACAGGTCAAGGATCTGAAAATCATCTTGACATTCCACAAGGTGATAGCCCACCTGTAGAGCCATTACCAGATTCTATTCTAACAATGCCtgttgaaaattataatgtaAAATCTGCTATGTTAAAGAATTATAAAGGATTAAAAATTACAGGTGAATGTAATGCAATCTTtagcatattttttgtaccTTATATACATGTTGATGTTGATACAAAAGCAAATCAAATTTCTGTAACAtcaacaaaaaatgaaattaagGGCACATCTGAAGGTGTTCCAACACAATCAATAAATTTCAAATCTGAAGAAgataatttacaaaatgaatgtgtagaaaataaaactttCAAAATAGTAGTTTACCTTGATAATGATGTACTTTATGTTAAATGGAAAGTCTATGATCTATCTGTAGAAACTCCACCaa ATACAAATGTTGATGTAAGAAAATATCAGTTAACAAATTTCGAATTTCCAATAACATCTATTCAAGTACATAATGTTAAAGTGGGTTCAAAGATTGTTACCCTTGAAAGTAAAAATTACACAATAAATGACGATGTACCAG AAAAATGTGAGGAAATAGCTAGCGACTGTTTCTTACATGGAAATGTAAACATTGAAAGATGTTACAAGTGTTCATTgttatatcaaaaaaaaccATTAACAGATCAATGCTATAACTATCTATCCACTGAATATAAAGAATCACTACAAGCAGACAAAGTTACCGCTCAAAGTGAAGATGAAATTAATTATGGAGTTATAGGACATATCgataatatattagatGGTATATTTAACGTAggtgataataataaagaattaaaaaaatttgaagaATTAAGTgatgaaacaaaaaatgatatattattatattgtaatgaattaaaagaatCAGATGTAAGTGGAACATTAGAAGAATATGCTTTAGGCGCTGCTGAAGATGTATATACtaatttaacaaaattaataactAATAATATGGAAGATTCTATtgcaaaattaaaaagtaaattAATGAATCCAGCTATTTGCTTAAAAGATGTAAACAAATGgggagaaaaaaaaacaggaTTAGTATTACCTGAATTGAGTTCAAACAATTCTGATAatacaaatgaaaaagatgaTACTAAAACGGATATTAAATCTGATGAAAAATTAGAAGAAGGTTTTGATGGAGTTATTGATTTACCTTTATTAcatgaaaatgaattagCAGGATATACTACAATTGAAGATTATCAATATTGTAACAATGAATATTGTGATAgattaaaagataaaacTAGCTGTATatctaaaataaatgtagaAGAACAAGGAAATTGTGCTACATCTTGGTTATTTGCATCTAAATTACATTTAGATACTATTGGTTGTATGAAAGGACATGATAATTTTAGTGCATCTGCTTTATATGTAGCTAATTGCTTTAAAAAAGATTCTAAAGATAAATGCTTAACCGGTTCTAACCCATTAGAATTCCTTAACATaattgatgaaaataaatttttaccAACTACATCTAATTTAccatattcatataaaaaagttggAGATGAGTGTCCACAAACTATGGAAAATTGGACCAACTTATGGAAAGatgtaaaattattaaaatcagaaaataatgataaatcaTTAAATACTAATGGTTATATATCATACCAAAGCAAACATTTTAAAGATAACTTTAATGAATATGCTAATTTAATCAAACACGAAATTCAAAACAAAGGTTCAGTTATAGCTTATGTTAATTCAAAAGATATTAATTCTTACGATTTTAATGGAAGTAAAGTTCATAAATTATGTGGATCTGATACTCCAGATATGGcagtaaatataattggaTATGGAAATTAccttaatgaaaataatgaagttAAATCATTTTGGTTAGTAAGAAACAGCTGGGGTAAACACTGGGCTGATGAAGGAAACTTTAAAGTTGATATAGAAACCCCAGAAAATTGTGAACATAACTTTATTCACACATTTGCtacatttaatatttatgttccatttgttaaaaaaaatactcaAAGTGAATCAGAAATTAATCTTTACTACTCAAAAAATTCCCCagattttttcaataactTGTACTTAAAGAACTTAGATGCAGACAACACAAATAAAGATTCTCTCATTCAAGGACAAGATGAACCTTCCCCAGGTACTACACCAGAAGGAAAAGAACAATCAGCTGGAGATGGCAAATCGGTATCATCGCAAGGAGAAGGAACTCaggaaaaaaaagcaaatgAAGGCAAGCAACCATCTGGCATAACATCAACACAACCAACAGACCCACAACCCAAAGCTCAGGAAGAACttcaaaaagaaaaggGAAAACAAGCACAAGAGCAAGTGCAAGAACAAGTACAAGAACAGGTACAAGAACAAGGAGATCTTCAAAAACCATCAACAGAACAAGTAGAAAGAACAGACCAACAAGGAAATACAGAAGGTACAAAAGTTCCAGAAAAACAAGGTGAACAAGAAGGTAAACAAGAAGATGGCAAAAAAGAAGATGCCACTAAAGAAGATCCTAACAAACCAAAAGAGCCATCGTCATCTGAAGGACAACAAAATGTTCAACAGCCAACTGCTCAACAAGCTGCTCAACAAGAAGATCAACCCCAAGCTGACGAACCACAAGCTTCTGAACACCAAGCCGAAAGTATCACAGAAGCAGAATTACCtgcaaaattaaaacacgaatttatgcatatattaaaacaaataaagaatggtaaagtaaaaatgaatttagTTAAATATGGAACTGAATTAAGCATGGTTGATGATCATAGTTGTTTAAGATCTTATGCTATCAAtcacgaaaaaaaaagtgaatgTGAAGACTTTTGTTCTAAGAATTGGAATGTATGTAAAGATGAAATATCACCAGGATACTGTTTAACTAAACTTTATAATTCAAACAATTGCTACTTTTGTTTTGTGTAA
- a CDS encoding serine repeat antigen 3, putative, producing MKKCIPLIVLLYAMLGNDIINCRPVPDIVFSTYTPPPKDEKGTGANGTTATTTGGNTGTTTGGTKEEGKGTTVDKSAQPESDKEKTSGNSSDSSTLSSSDTGKSSGSPGSSDSSDSSDSSDSSDSSDSTDPSGKSKTPDGTGQKDTQQTQQVQNQPQADDASQNQGQQANSITTDTNQLPSASGPTVTDTTPTVQTPPTTQVIAPKNVQTGSVESALLKNFNGVKITGACGDEVAIFLEPYIYINVDSKNTNIEMSANFSSLVGQHITVFSGRPPMGNECHEEDTSLRYKMLVYLQGDILTIKWSVFPSSTSLYKCEHCNGHTNENENVDVKKYKLPKLPTPLTTIQVHSLLTKEDKVILRSKNYALKNDMPKKCDAFASKCFLNGQTDIESCYTCSLLTENVPTTDDCYNYSSPLFKEYNQLLTTGQSEEDEVEKNNSALVDSINNLLNGVYKIDENNNKVLIDEEELTNDLKKELTYYCHLLSEIDTSGTLENYKVGNSVEVFNNLAKLLKNHEYESKLYLINKLKNPAICMKNVEQWVVNRKGLKLPVTLDNEEKKTENTITFEEGPDGIIDLTKTTDGSPVTTSAVLANKIDAFCNNEFCDRLHDKTSCLSKINVEEQGNCATSWVFASKLHLESSICMNGYDHTSSSALYVANCSQKDSKDKCLAGSNPLEFLDILQTTNYLPTESNYPYSYKNVGDSCPETNESWVNLFDKVKLENSNNDNKSIIKGHTSYESKNYKTNMNEFVDIVKNKIKKLGSVIAYVKFNDSMGYDFNGNKVHKLCGSATPDMAVNIIGYGKYLNENNEVKSYWLVRNSWGKHWGHDGNFKVDIETPEDCEGNFIHTALVFDLDLPVVQKNTNEAPIYNYYLKTSPNFYKNLYYNHVNKTNGEVSDDAGIYGQAESEQQPTSGGSDANNKGETGQNGAENTQGKTKTDQPSSESGSDRTETKTQNQGGATGETTPGTPGAGGAASSPGTTGQTPQAASGAPGSSSPSGTGSVTVETPSAPVSPQGPPTQDSGATQEQPAPAPVSDGEQSDAPSTEDTDDATQNTEVFHVLKVVRDKKVQTSLMKYDGFTEMGQHSCSRAMSADPTKKEECITFCHNRWDDCYFDTYPGYCLNKLKGDNVCNFCAV from the exons ATGAAGAAGTGTATCCCCTTAATCGTCTTATTAT ATGCTATGCTGGGGAATGACATAATAAATTGTCGCCCCGTACCAGACATTGTGTTCTCTACGTACACACCCCCCCCTAAAGATGAAAAGGGTACAGGTGCTAATGGAACTACTGCTACAACTACTGGTGGGAATACTGGTACAACTACTGGTGGAACTAAAGAAGAAGGAAAAGGTACGACAGTTGATAAAAGTGCACAACCAGAATctgataaagaaaaaactTCTGGAAATTCTTCAGATTCGTCTACACTTTCTTCATCTGATACAGGCAAATCATCCGGTTCTCCTGGTTCTTCCGATTCTTCAGATTCCTCTGATTCTTCTGATTCTTCAGATTCCTCTGATTCAACTGATCCTTCAGGTAAATCAAAAACCCCTGATGGAACAGGCCAAAAAGATACACAACAAACCCAACAAGTTCAAAACCAACCACAAGCTGATGATGCTTCACAAAACCAAGGTCAGCAAGCAAATTCAATCACCACTGATACTAATCAATTACCATCTGCATCTGGGCCAACTGTAACTGACACAACTCCAACTGTCCAAACTCCACCTACTACTCAAGTAATAGCACCTAAAAATGTCCAAACTGGATCAGTCGAATCCgctttattaaaaaattttaatggTGTAAAAATTACAGGTGCATGTGGTGATGAAGtagctatatttttagaacCATACATTTACATCAATGTCGATTCTAAAAATACCAATATAGAAATGTCAGCAAACTTTTCAAGCTTAGTTGGTCAACATATTACAGTTTTTTCTGGAAGACCTCCAATGGGAAATGAATGCCATGAAGAGGACACCAGCCTTCGTTACAAAATGTTAGTATATCTTCAAGGtgatatattaacaattaAATGGTCAGTTTTCCCATCTAGCACaagtttatataaatgtgaACATTGCAATGGCCATACTAATGAAA acGAAAATGTAGATGTAAAGAAATACAAATTACCTAAATTACCAACACCATTGACAACTATTCAAGTCCATTCTTTATTAACCAAAGAAGACAAAGTTATACTCAGAAGCAAAAATTATGCCTTAAAAAATGACATGCCAA aaaaatgtGACGCTTTTGCATCAAAATGCTTTTTAAATGGACAAACAGATATCGAATCATGTTATACATGCAGTTTATTAACAGAAAATGTTCCAACAACTGATGattgttataattattcttctcctttatttaaagaatataatcAATTATTAACAACCGGACAAAGTGAAGAAGATGAAGTTGAAAAGAATAACTCAGCACTTGTTGattctataaataatttattaaatggtgtatataaaattgatgaaaataataataaagtttTGATAGATGAAGAAGAATTAACcaatgatttaaaaaaagaattaacTTATTATTGCCATTTATTAAGTGAAATAGATACTAGTGGAACtttagaaaattataaagttGGAAATAGTGTTGAAGTATTTAACAACTTagcaaaattattaaaaaatcatGAATATGAaagtaaattatatttaattaacaaattaaaaaatccaGCTATATGTATGAAAAATGTAGAACAATGGGTTGTCAACAGAAAAGGTTTGAAATTACCAGTAACATTagataatgaagaaaagaaaacaGAAAACACTATAACTTTTGAAGAAGGACCAGATGGTATTATAGATTTAACTAAAACTACTGACGGAAGCCCAGTTACTACTTCTGCTGTATTAGCTAACAAAATAGATGCATTTTGTAATAACGAATTTTGTGATAGATTACATGATAAAACTAGCTGTTTATCTAAAATTAATGTAGAAGAACAAGGAAATTGTGCTACCTCTTGGGTATTTGCATCTAAATTACATTTAGAATCTTCAATTTGCATGAACGGTTATGATCACACTAGCTCATCTGCTTTATATGTAGCTAACTGCTCTCAAAAAGATTCTAAAGATAAATGTTTAGCTGGATCAAACCCATTAGAATTTTTAGATATCTTACAAACAACCAATTACTTACCAACTGAATCTAACTATCCATACAgctataaaaatgttggTGATTCATGCCCAGAAACTAATGAATCATGggttaatttatttgacaAAGTAAAATTAGAAAACTCAAACAATGATAACAAATCAATAATTAAAGGGCATACCTCATATGAAtctaaaaattataaaactaACATGAACGAATTTGTTGACattgttaaaaataaaattaaaaaattaggaTCAGTTATTGCTTATGTTAAATTTAACGACTCTATGGGATACGATTTTAATGGAAACAAAGTTCACAAATTATGCGGATCTGCTACTCCAGATATGGcagtaaatataattggatatggaaaataccttaatgaaaataatgaagttAAATCATATTGGTTAGTAAGAAACAGCTGGGGTAAACACTGGGGTCATGATGGAAACTTTAAAGTTGATATAGAAACTCCAGAAGATTGTGAAGGCAATTTCATCCATACTGCACTTGTTTTCGACCTTGATTTACCAGttgttcaaaaaaataccaATGAAGCTCCTATCTACAATTATTACTTAAAGACCTCTCcaaatttttacaaaaatctTTACTACAATCATGTCAACAAAACTAATGGAGAAGTATCAGACGACGCAGGCATCTACGGACAAGCCGAATCAGAACAACAACCAACTTCTGGTGGAAGTGATGCAAACAATAAAGGCGAAACAGGACAAAATGGAGCAGAAAACACTCAAGGTAAAACAAAAACTGACCAACCTAGTAGTGAATCTGGATCCGATAGAACAGAAACAAAAACTCAAAATCAAGGTGGCGCAACAGGAGAAACAACACCAGGTACACCTGGCGCAGGAGGAGCAGCATCTTCACCTGGTACAACAGGTCAAACACCCCAAGCTGCATCTGGCGCACCAGGATCATCGTCTCCATCTGGTACAGGAAGCGTAACAGTAGAAACACCATCAGCTCCAGTTTCCCCACAAGGTCCACCCACTCAAGATTCAGGTGCCACACAAGAACAACCAGCTCCAGCCCCAGTTAGTGATGGAGAACAATCTGATGCACCATCAACTGAGGACACAGATGATGCTACTCAAAATACCGAAGTTTTCCATGTTTTAAAAGTTGTTAGAGATAAAAAAGTTCAAACAAGTTTAATGAAATATGATGGATTCACCGAAATGGGACAACATTCATGTTCAAGAGCCATGAGTGCTGATCCAactaaaaaagaagaatgTATTACATTCTGTCATAATAGATGGGATGACTGTTATTTCGATACATACCCAGGATActgtttaaataaattaaaaggtGATAATGTATGTAACTTTTGCGCTGTATAA